GCGCTCCCCTTTTTCTTAGGGAGCGAGAGCGAAAGAGCCAAGTAGTTGGGGCACGAGAGCAAACGTTTTTAGTTCTACGCTCTTTGCTGAGCGCGCATGCTTTTTGCTGAGGCAGCGAATTTCGCGTGGGAGCGGAGAGCCAAAAAGCGCAGTAGAATTGGCGGTTAGTAGTAGATGGGTACTATGTGACGGAGAAGCAGTGTTGACGATGGGAAGTAACGGaaatttttggatatttttgaaaatgtatatTTCCGCTATAAATTTGCTAGATAAAATAAAGGGTTATCAAGGTACCCGGtttttaagaaatatttttatatattttttatttttatactgtaccaaaaattcgaaatattttaagatattattaaaacaaatattgtacatttattatttacattaCATGCAGTACAAGATTTACGGAAATATTTAATGGTGGCCACAAGTAACTTTACGCTTATACAGATCAAGCAATAAGTTTTGAATATTGCGTATATGCCCAGTTGGACATTATTTCTTTGTGCTATGTCTCAGTTTTAAGCTAAAAAATTGCagaaatgtataaataaaatctatgaaattaaaaatagagccaacactcacacacaacGCTGGGCACACCGACACCAACACGCTCATTGGACGATCGCCGCTTCTGTGTAGCCATTTTGGGTAAttttgtttgctgttgttgttgtttcacAGTGTTTCGTGGGGAATTTATTTCCACACATGTGTGTGCAGCCATGGcgcctgtgtgcgtgtggaGAGCGGAACGGCGTCGGCCATAATTGTTTACGAGCAGGTGGGCGTGTGTGTGGCGCTTGTTGGTGTGCCAGAatgagtgagtgtgtgaggAGGGGGTGGGGAATGTGTTAAAAGCTGCAAGCCGAGAAAATATGATTTAGAGCACCAGAGACGCAACGAGAGAACCATTTCCGTGGAGAGAACACGATTCGGTGTATTTCCCTCACTTCGAAGAGAGAGTTTTCCCCACTGTAAACAGAAAACAGCTGGCGAAAATCTCGGCTCGCACATGAAGACGGGAAATGTCTGAGACGAAGTTTTTCCTCACTTTGCACACtgaaataaatttcaatttctgtACAAATGTACAACTAATTtgtaataaaaattgttgatTAAATTTCTCTGATTGCTTAATATATACATAAGCAGTTTAATACCTAAATCATAGCTCCCACGTTAGGGCAATTTAAGAAATCAAATATAGGATTCATATTCTCTGGTTAAATTGCTCTATTGGGTCCGCATCATCGTAAAAAGCAAAAATGGTCGTAAAAACACAACCAAGACCACGCAATTggttaaatattcaaaaagcGAAATGCTGCTCTAGCTTTATGGCATTAAAATGTTTAGGATTTGAAAGAGAAATACACAATTATACTAATCGTGGCGCTTTGAATTAACAATCGATAATTTACATATTTCGGCCATATATTGAcagctgccactgctgctccACGCCTTCTTGGAGCATTTTTGGTGATGCTCTCATAAAATGCCCCCGTCCATTGTGGATTTTTGTCGTGTTCATTAAGAAGCTTTTGAAAGTTTCGCCTTTCAAAAAccataaaatgtttatttagaTGCCACTTTAATGGCGGACAGAGTCAAACGTTTTATAGCTTCCTTTTGTTTCACAATATGGTTTTAGTTTCGTTTTCGGACTTAATAGACTCATTTCTGGTTTAACACAAAACAATCGAGTTTCAATTAACCACACAAAAAGTATATGTCGTTCTCGCTCTCCGGGTAAACCACAAAATTAAGTGGCTAACAGTATTTTGTGGCCACAACACATTACAAACCACACAAGCGaactgaaaaaaaaggaaattataATAGAGAACCGGGTTTGCCCATATCCTTTTTTTTGTACGCGCTTGTCTGCCGCGCCCAAGCGAATATCCCCAACAGACAAATAAGCAGGGGTGCGTTTTTCACGGTGCGGGGGTCGTTTCCGTTTCGGGCTTTTGTTAGCATTTTAGCAGTTCATTTATGTGGCTTACAGAGCGAGCAGGCGGCACATGTGACCGGAAAAGCCCTTTTAGTAACACAAAATGGTCACCAAAGTGGTTGAGTGCTTGTTAGTTTGCGGGATGTCTCGGGAATAATTTGAGATGTGACAATGGGTTTGGAAAAACTTTCCCATTACTACTACAGATTACTATTTGACTCTATTTTTACTAGTCATTTGAAAGGTATAAATATCTATAAGTATGCAATGTTttgcttaaaataaaaaccctATCGCTTTTGTAGATCTTGCTTTTCTAAAGGTCTAAGTATTTGTTTTATTACAACGTTTAACTTTGAACTACTCAACAATATTAATGTATTCCTTGGTTaacagcaataataataaaccaaAATGCATATGTAATTATCCGCAGTGCTGCCATTTGTATGCTGTACCCTCTTAAAAGATGCTGCAGTCCTCGGCTGCATCTACTTACCCGTTGCTCGATTGCAGTTGAGCTTTCCCCCTTGCCACGCTTTCTCCTATGCTTTTCATCTTTTTACCCTTTGGCCACATTTTCCGGGCGACTTTCCCGTTGTATATGTGTATGAATTATGTGCTGCACACTTTTTAACCCCTGGCATATTTTACAAGCTGCTTTACTAGCCCCGTACTTATACTTTGCTCTCCAATAAACATACAAACGCACTTACCCAGTGTTTGTACATGGATGTCAGGAGTGTGTGTTTGTAgggttttgtgttttttttttcctgctCGTTTGTCGTGGCCTCAAGTACGCTGGTGAGTTCATAAATTTGCCCACtggggcgtatgagtaatgtgCCAAAGGGGCTTCGTTTTCTTCATGTAAAAGTGTGTGCAACACACAAAAACGGTTGGGAAATGAAAAAATCTAAAAGCCATAGGCCAGCAGGCAACATATGCAGACTTCAATTTAATATACTTTACTTTCAGAATTTGTTTTCAAAAGGGGCGAAAAAGCTTAAAGCAAAAGAATGTAACTAAGCTGTGTCTTTAGATTGAATTCCGTTTATACAGGACAACCCTACTACGTTAGCTGTTAGAAACCTcaaatctttttatttttttaactaaaataagTTAAAGAAAATCATTGAATTTTTAATACATCACGATGTACACCATGTTCTACAAGCTGCCAAgcattttaatttccttttCTTTGCAATCTCTAAGCATCTAATGTTTATTGCCCATTATTATAATTGCGCAATCTTTGCGATGCAAAAGGTGTCCCGGTCTTGGGCCAGTTTTCCTTCAGTTGGCCACATCCGGTCAACTGACGGCGTTTATCATAATTGCAGTTCATTTGCATGCCCGGGAAAATGCAGTTCGCTTTTCACATGTACACtttttgccgctgctgctggtgctcctCTCTTCATCTTTTCTGCTGTCGCCAGTCGCCGCCTCTCAtgcggcaacagcaactgtCGCCGTTGCTGTCACTTGATGTCGCAACGCATTAGAATATGTTGCATGTTGCCCCTGTTGGCCCACTACCCGCTCGTCCCTGGCCAGCAACTGGCAACCTGCAACGGTTGCAGTTGCATATGCAATATGCAGGCGCGGGCAAATTTTTATCTTATGACAGCTGCTGCTACCTCTGTTTTTTTGAATGCCCTTACTGAGGGTACTTCAGTGTCTTTGAAATTCTGGGGAAATATTATTTACAGTTGGTTTTTGTCTTCAAAGGCCtaataaacattaaatataactgttttttaatatttaagattaaattaatttaagttatttaatattaaaaacgAACTAGTAGAACGAATTAGTAATTAGTTAACTCAAGTtacaaaataatacaactTTTCCTCTGTTTAGCTTTCTTCCGATAATGTACTATAAAATATGCTTTACTTTCCTACCAAggtttaatttgttgttagAGCATTTATTGGGTCGTTCTTTCGTTCCACTTGAGGCGCCTATGCTGATTCAGTTGCAGTTGCTAGTCGGAAAAAATATGTTGCTGTCGTGCCCggattgttgctgttgctgttgccttGTCACATGTTATGCCCTACGCACATGCGGCTGGTGGCGTAGCAACACACAGAGTCACACAGTTGCTGCAAGGAGGAAAAGGCGCCCGAAAACAAATGTCAGCTgtaaaaatcataaatttaatgcaaaatgcaaaaacgCTTTGCGCTCCGCTGGGCTTTTGCTCTCTGACAGGTGACCCCTTGCACCTCGCAGTTGGTCCACCCTAGCTCATAGCACTCTGAATTTCTGCCGCTTCTAACTGAAATATGATATATGCGAGGTTCTGGGCGGAAGCTGCCACAATGCTGCTTCCTGAATACTCTAAATGAAGgaaaaattaagaatttaGGATGGCTGTTATTAATGGCATGGATAGGTTGCAACACAGAACTTAAGCTTAAATGCTGTGAATAAGGAGAGATGATAGGCGAAAAATACCTAATCAACTCCTTCTATTGTGTTCCACAGACTTATTAATTAGTTGAGCTAAATCCATAAAATATTCGATATGCTATTGTACAGATATGTCGAATGGCATTAGGCTAAACTATAGTTATAATAAACACAACATAAATTTCAATCAGAAAGCGAAGCGATTTTCTTGTTAGGTTCCACACGCATAATACCATAGGTAAACAAAGAgatttgaaaaaaaagcaacaGAAATACCTTTGAAGATAAAGCCAATCAATGATGTCACGCCTTCTTGTCTTTTGGCCATTAATGTGGGCTGATTGTGTTTGAGGGCTGAGAGCTAATACGGCAGTGTGTCTTGACACTAAAAGCATTTTTCCGTTCGACAAAATCTTTGTTGTTTACATTTCGCCTTGAGCTttcattaaaaacaaacagaaatatATTTCATCGAATGACAAACAATCAAATTAATTGCGtttttatgcaaatgcgaATGGAGAAGAAATAAAGAATTCGAAATGATGAAAATTAATTGCCAATATTAACGCGTTTTAACACAAAAAGTATGTTAGATATTGTATAAGCGATaaccagcagcatcagcaacaataacaataaagtAGCATTCAAgtaaatgtttatattttttgtccCCCCTTTTTTTGTGAGCTTCaaatttgttattaattaacaTTCATTAATTATCATCAAAGTGACTCGGAAGAATATAGCAACTTGGCTGCCTTTCGTGGCCAGCGCTTAATTTATAACTTATAAATATGCAGCAATTTATTTAACACGATGCATGCGTTCGATTTGGCTCACAAATGTGGCCAGTGAGTGAAATTTATTGGGGTATTTAGCGATCGGCTTTAATAATCTGCGCAAAGTCTtccaaaaattttaatttatatttaaaagcTCTTATAGTAAACCATACAGTACAGGAACATGTTTTTATCTTGATATTTTAATATCCAATTTCAGTTTAAAGTAATTTTCCCACTTGTTCTTCAGTTAATGGCTCAAATCGATGCACACTTTCCAGGTGATCCGCGATTGAAGCTAAATGAGTTATTCAGCACCTGCAATGGACCAGTAATTGTGTTGTTGTGGAAACCCGTTCGCTTATAGACTGTATAATTTGATTACCCTAATGAAATGTTAAAAGTTTTGAGTGATCATCTGATCCCAGGTAGTTTTTCGCTCACCGGTTATACGTGACTCCATCCGGGATGCAAGATTTGCCGAGAAATCTTGCTTGATGTatgttataaatataaatatataatttatattgtGTCGGCACGTTGCTGTTGATGGAGCCACTGACGCGCGATGCCACCCAGGAACCTCCCCCCTTGATCCGCCGCACCCCTTGGACGAATCTTGGATCCCCATCCAATATGGAGCTCAGCAGCTCTGGAAGATCACCGCGGTCCGATGTTAATGGGCGTGTCAACTAAATTATGAGTTTCGCACACACGAACGAAAGGCGGCAACTCAGTACCGACCGGTGGAGATCACATCCAGCTGGGTATTAAGTATATGGGGAGCAGTGGAAAAATGCTTAAGTAAATTACAGTGCGTGCAAATGTGCTTGTGAACATGAAATTATAATTTAGCCCCGAACCGAGCGTGTTCCGTTCCAAGCCGCTCCAATTTACAATTAGTCGATGTTCTACCCGCCCCGGTCCCCTGCCCCATCACTGGGGGCTTTAATCAATTCAGCTGGGTACTCGCATGtctgaaataaaatataataaaaaacgAGGAATAGGGAAAATAATGATGAAAATTAACAACCAGAAAGCGGTTTTCATCTTAAGTGCAGTTTATGCTTGATTATTATGTTTGCGGGACGAGTTTCCGGGTGGTTAGGCATCATGTCCCGCACAGATGCCAACATAAATATGGCAATTGCGAGTTCGCCTCGACCCTCTGACTAAATGAGTTAATTTGGTAGCCAGGTTGGGCCAAAAAGTCAATATGCTCGTTGCCATTTCCCTGGCCATTGGAAATGCCTCACAGAGGACGAGTGATGTATTCCATTTTGGTTGCAATCAATTTTTGGCCTCCAGTGATATGTCAAACATTTTCCGATTCAGGATTGCATTgcatttttttggcaaaatcAAAGTTCATGCATTCATGGAGTATAGCAAGTGCCTCTCAGCGAAATGTGTACTGTATTTTCAATCAAACAGATGTTTGTTAGCCTTTGGCTTACTGCATATCAATGCAGCACACAATATTGCAAGAAATAATAGCCAGCTCAAACATGAGCTGCTATCAGTCTAAAGTTGTAATTCAAACACGAAGATCAATTTTAAGCATAAGTTAAATTAAGGTGAAAAACTTGGAAAGGTCAAAATAGAAACTAATTATGTATTAATTTGCACATTGCTAAGTATAATAGGTATAATAATGGTTATATTAGAACTATATTAGAATAGACATTGactataaatttatttaactaAAAAAGCTGGCATCATGTCTTTATTACtacgaaatatttaagaatATACAAGATTTTAGGTATAAGTATTTTAAGTATCTTTAATGAGGGGCAACTAAAACAAATGGATGCAAATAGCATAGTTTATGTTGAGGCATTAACGTGTGAAATCGCCACATTTGAAGCACTTGCACTCGGTTGGCTCCCGAAGACGTATGTCCATGCTACCCATTTCCGGCGAGGTCAAACGGGTGCCGTCCGGGTCATAGCAGTGGGTAAGAGTGATGACCTTTTCCTTGAGGAAGCTTtcgcggcagcagtagcactCCTAGAACACATGGAAGTTTAGAGTCCGCTAACTCTATAGAGGCAAGATTGAAACTCACTTTCAGAAACCCCGTGGGCGTTATCACCGATGGTTGCACTTGACTGTTGCACAATCCCTCGCATTTGTTGACGATGACGTCGGCATTGCAGGTCCTCTGCATCCTGCCCAGCTCGTCGAACTCCTCCTTGATCAAGTGGATCTCCGACTTGAGAGTCTCGCAGTTCTCGTCGCCAGTGCCCTGGCTATATCGCAATGCCCTCAGGCATTGGGGCACTAGGATTGCGGCCACGAAGAGCAGTTCCTGGACATGCATGCTGACCCACTCCCAACGCCCAACTGTTTGGAATCGCTACACCCGGAGGCTCTTTTATACGGAAGAGGGCTGGACCCGATTGGATTCCATGATATATGTCAATGACTGGCTGATGGAATGTTTGTGTCCTGCCCAGCGGGTGAAAATTTGGTCGCTTAAGTTGCGGTAGGACATGGCAATTTACACATCACTTTTGTGCTCCGTTAATTGGTAATTAAATCAAACGACTTGACTACAAGTAACGATGTCGACTCTATCGATTCGATTTTTTACACGCTAAACCAAATCGATAAGTATggaataaaaatataaaatttaaaatataaatttaataatatataaatattatattattgcttatattacaataatttatTGGTGTGAGCAATAAAGTGGCAAATACTTCCAGCCTTAATCTTAAACGCGCTTCTTATACAAGGGGCTTTCCCGCAATTTTCCGGCcacgtaaacaaaaaatgaaattgcaaTCTGTCTGAAGTTTTCCACCTCTCGTGTCTGTTATAGCCTGCTTATGGCCCTGTTGGCCCTCCTCCCCTGTTGGCATCGTCTTTGTCTCGCCCAATTCCGCAATAACCACATTCTCTCTCCCAGTATCtgtagctgtatctgtatctgaatcccTCTGTGGGCCCGACCATCGCCTTTCTCCACTTCACTCCTCTGTGGGCCATGGTCGATGGTTGCGCTTTAGAATCATCGACGCAAACGCAAAAAGTCTCAATGGCGCAGtaaattatgttttattatgCAATAAAGTCAACCATAAAAACGctgcaataaattaaattaactacTAAAAAtgctgattttatttttacccTCCGTTTGCGAAATTGTTGTTCAGTCAGTTCCGTCTCcccatatatgtatacacacGAGTATTTGAATACATAAACAAGGATGCATGCTTGTGTATCTATCGCTCGGCGCAAAGTTTTGTTCTGAATTTTTGGTTTACTGTCTGGATTTTTGCCtatttttcctgtttttctgTCTGCGAATAGTCTAAATGGTAGTTTGCTCGGGAAAACCACGGCGCTTAACGCTAGAACTCAATGTGTGACTCTGCAGTTCTATtttaaaattagaaaaaaatataccTCTCAAAACTTATTTACATTTCTAGACTATATGGCAACTTTaatacttaaaaaaaatatttctaattaaaaaaattaatttacattcCTTAGTAAAAGCTAAATAATATGCGGCTTAAATGGTGATGTTGTAGAAAAATTCGTTAGTATGTTCCGCTCAGCTAAAAAGTGTGGTGCTGCAGCAACGCAGCTCAGATCAATGTTCAAATTAGTGGCATTCCCTAAGATGTCCCGACATCAAAGGATAACCAAGGGTAAAAAATACATCCTGCAGGCTTCGTGTCCATGAATGAAATCCAAAGCGACACACGACCGGCAGCAGTAAAACAAAAGCGCAATGctttaaatgaataaatatgACACATAAATACCATCCAACAATGGATAGCCCGTGTGTCTCtgtggaaaaaggaaaaaacaacaaattcaaCAGATTCggaaagacaaaaaaaaagtacaaaaaaatCGCAAACATCGTAACAACAAAGCCAACCGACCAAGCGACAGGGACCGACAGTTAATTCCGCGAAAGAGGAAATTACAATTCATGCCCTTTGGCAGAACTCCATGATTATCAGATCGAATTAGTGTCTGCCTGGGCATCTCGTCCTCCCATCCTCCAATCCTCCTTTCCGATCCACGGGTACTCTGTTTGTCCTGGGGCCACATGAGCCCcacacattttttttgtgccGCATTCGGTGGCGTTTCGGCCCTCAACCGAACCATTTGAATGAACTTGGACCGGCTGCTCCTTTTGTTTCCCGTtaacaacaaatacaacaattaTGAGTGTGTGCCCCGTCTGGCCGAGTCCTGTGGAACCTGTCATGACCAGAAAGTTGCCCTTATTTTTTGGTTCACCATGCGTTCATTTCGTTGTCCGCAGACgagagaaaacaaaaatatttggtaaaaaATACAACATTTTGACTGACTTGGCTGGGAGTTGTCATTTAGCCGGGAAGTGGGCGTAGCCATTGTATTCGTATATTAAATAATCGAATTTGATAAAACAACGAtcgttaaatattttaatgcaGTTTTTAAATAGTTAAATACCTAAAACCATTTATATACGCGATGTCTGGATTTTTTctaatagttttttaatttcccCCAATTGATTGGTTTCACCTTGCCTAATTGATTTAGAATTAATACTTACGGTCCGTGTCTCGTAACGCCAGCTGTAGAAACATACTCGAAAAATGATTATCGGCAGAcacattaattaaattaagccGACTTTGGAGCCTTGGGGCTGCCTGTCTGATGACTAGAGATTGGGAGTGAATCGGTCTGTGGTAGCTCTTAGTTAGCCAAATCGCTGTTGACTCATTATGGTAAAGACATGTGTTAATTTATGTAACTTTCCCAAACGGCCATTGCGACGTTCATTAATCATTTTTTTCAGTTTCGAGATTTTCAAGTTGGCCCCATGTCTCGCGGTGTGCTGCCTACtcttttatgttatttttaGTTAATTGTTTGCGCTGTAAAATGTTTATGCGTTTTGGCCAGCAGCTCGGTTCGGCTGCCTTTGCCCTCTTTGACTAATGCGTGCCGCGTGTTCACATTTTTGTCTCAATGATTTATAGTTGTCCGCTGGACAAAGTCATTTTCGCTTTGGAAGCGGTTTTGTGTGCCTGCAAAACGTATCAATCATatcggaaattaattttgatAGC
This genomic stretch from Drosophila mauritiana strain mau12 chromosome 2L, ASM438214v1, whole genome shotgun sequence harbors:
- the LOC117144260 gene encoding partner of bursicon; its protein translation is MHVQELLFVAAILVPQCLRALRYSQGTGDENCETLKSEIHLIKEEFDELGRMQRTCNADVIVNKCEGLCNSQVQPSVITPTGFLKECYCCRESFLKEKVITLTHCYDPDGTRLTSPEMGSMDIRLREPTECKCFKCGDFTR